AAGTTAGGTCCTTATTAGATGATGGTTCAAAAGTAAGAGTAGCTGTTATGCTAAGAGGAAGAGAAGCTGCTCACCCAGATTTTGCAATGAAAGTACTAAGGTCAGTTGCAGAAGGTGTAAAAGATATGGCGAAATTAGACAAGAGGCCCTCAAATGAAGGTAGAACACTAAGTTTGGTTGTTTCTCCTGCATTACCCCAAGGAACCATGAAAAATAAAGACAAACAAAAAGAATAGGTTGATCATAGTTATGCCTAAAATGAAAACCAACAAAGCTGCAAAAAAAAGATTTCATATTACTGGAAGCGGAAAATTAGTCAGAACAAAGGGACCTAAAAGTCACTTGAGAAGAAAAAAAGCTAAGAGAGTCAAAAGATTATTTGGTGGTAAAGTAGAACTAGATTCTATGAAATTATCAGATAAAATTAAAAATCTTATATAACAAATAAAGAAGGAAATAAATGTCTAGAGTTAAAGGTGGAGTTACCACTCGTAGAAAACATAAGTCTATTCTTAGTCAAGTCAAAGGACATAGAGGTGCAAGTAGAACTAGAATTAGAGCTGCTAAAGAATCACTGACTCACGCTCTAAATTATTCAACTAAGCACAGACATCTTAAAAAAAGAGATATGAGAAGTCTATCAATAACTAGAATTAATGCTGCAACTAGATTACATGGCATTTCTTATTCAAAATTTATAAGTCTAATGAGTGAAAAAAATATACTTATTGATAGGAAATCTTTAGCTGAATTAGCTGTGAGAGAACCTGAAGATTTTAAAAATCTTGTTGAGCATGTTAAAAAATAATTTTTTTTCTAAAATTCTAAGAAATTTATAGAGCTGTCGACCATTACGGCAGTCATAAGTAAAAAAAGATATAGTAAAGAGAAAGTATAAGTACTCACTGCATCTTTCCTTTCCAGGGTTTTATAAAGTTTATAGGATTTATAAATTAATATTACTCCTAGTAAAATTGAAGATAATAAGTATATTGAACTAAGAATTGAAGAAACTAAAACAGTTAAAGTTGTAATTATTATAAGTAGTATGCTGTAAAGCAAAATTTGTAAAGAAGCATTTTCTATACCCTTAACAACTGGTAGCATTGGAATTTCGGCTTTTGCATAATCATCCTTAATCATTATTGCTAATGCCCAAAAATGTGGAGGAGTCCAGAAAAAAATAATAACAAATAAATATATAGCTTCTAGAGTTAGTGAGTTACTTATGGACGCATACCCCACTAATGGAGGAAAGGCTCCTGCTGCACCTCCAATTACGATATTTTGAACCGTTCTTTTCTTTAGGTATAAAGTATA
This sequence is a window from Dehalococcoidia bacterium. Protein-coding genes within it:
- the rplT gene encoding 50S ribosomal protein L20, whose protein sequence is MSRVKGGVTTRRKHKSILSQVKGHRGASRTRIRAAKESLTHALNYSTKHRHLKKRDMRSLSITRINAATRLHGISYSKFISLMSEKNILIDRKSLAELAVREPEDFKNLVEHVKK
- a CDS encoding heme o synthase, yielding MENQKLIRQSNKLFFKSLKNYFLLTKPKVLTLLIFTSVSGAFLAKQGIPNLFELTGLLIGGYCASGSAATLNMYFETDVDQNMGRTKNRPIADGSISPNKALIFAIFLAFLSFLSLYLLNNLLAAILAFLGGFFYVGIYTLYLKKRTVQNIVIGGAAGAFPPLVGYASISNSLTLEAIYLFVIIFFWTPPHFWALAIMIKDDYAKAEIPMLPVVKGIENASLQILLYSILLIIITTLTVLVSSILSSIYLLSSILLGVILIYKSYKLYKTLERKDAVSTYTFSLLYLFLLMTAVMVDSSINFLEF